From Erwinia sp. HDF1-3R, one genomic window encodes:
- the cysE gene encoding serine O-acetyltransferase, whose protein sequence is MPSAEPEQVWDFIRAEARALAECEPMLASFYHATLLKHDDLGSALSYMLANKLANPIMPAMAIREIVQEGYKQDPSMIQSAACDIRAVRQRDPAIDKYSTPLLYLKGFHALQAYRIGHWLWNQGRRALAIYLQNEVSVSFAVDIHPAAKIGRGIMLDHATGIVVGETAVIEDDVSILQSVTLGGTGKTSGDRHPKIREGVMIGAGAKILGNIEVGRGAKIGAGSVVLQPVPPHTTAAGVPARIVGKPSSDKPSMEMDQHFNGMVPGFEFGDGI, encoded by the coding sequence ATGCCGAGCGCAGAACCTGAACAGGTGTGGGACTTTATCAGAGCAGAAGCGCGGGCGCTGGCCGAATGCGAACCAATGCTGGCCAGCTTTTATCACGCTACGCTGCTAAAGCACGACGATCTCGGCAGTGCGCTGAGCTATATGCTGGCTAACAAGCTGGCAAATCCGATTATGCCTGCGATGGCCATCCGTGAAATCGTGCAGGAAGGCTACAAGCAGGATCCCTCGATGATTCAGTCCGCTGCCTGCGATATACGGGCGGTGCGCCAGCGCGATCCGGCGATTGATAAATACTCCACGCCGCTGCTTTACCTCAAAGGCTTCCATGCTCTCCAGGCCTACCGTATCGGACACTGGTTATGGAATCAGGGGCGGCGGGCACTGGCCATTTACCTGCAAAATGAGGTCTCCGTTTCTTTCGCTGTAGATATCCATCCTGCGGCGAAAATAGGGCGCGGTATCATGCTGGACCATGCAACGGGCATTGTTGTCGGGGAGACGGCGGTAATCGAAGATGATGTGTCGATTCTGCAGTCCGTTACGCTAGGCGGGACGGGTAAAACCAGCGGCGATCGTCATCCCAAAATCCGTGAAGGGGTGATGATAGGGGCGGGTGCAAAAATTCTTGGTAATATCGAAGTGGGGCGCGGAGCCAAAATCGGTGCCGGTTCGGTCGTCCTGCAGCCTGTGCCCCCCCACACCACAGCCGCTGGCGTGCCTGCGCGTATCGTGGGTAAACCCAGCAGTGACAAGCCGTCGATGGAGATGGATCAGCACTTCAACGGTATGGTGCCGGGCTTTGAATTCGGCGACGGCATCTGA
- the gpsA gene encoding NAD(P)H-dependent glycerol-3-phosphate dehydrogenase, with protein MPQANASMSVIGAGSYGTALAITLARNGHPVVMWGHNAAHQAQLQADRCNAAFLPDVPFPDTLSLESDLAAAIAASRDLLVVVPSHVFGDVLKQIKPHLRTDSRIVWATKGLEKETGRLLQDVAREIVGDEVPLAVISGPTFAKELAAGLPTAIALAATEAEFADDLQRLLHCGKSFRVYNNPDFIGVQLGGAVKNVIAIGAGISDGIGFGANARTALITRGLAEMTRLGTALGADPTTFMGMAGLGDLVLTCTDNQSRNRRFGMMLGQGGDVETAQNTIGQVVEGFRNTKEVKALAARCGVEMPITEQIYQVLYCEKSAREAALSLLGRTRKDENSPAEKGSSAH; from the coding sequence ATGCCTCAAGCAAATGCTTCTATGAGCGTTATCGGTGCCGGTTCGTACGGCACCGCTTTAGCCATTACCCTGGCCCGTAATGGCCACCCGGTAGTGATGTGGGGCCATAACGCCGCGCATCAGGCACAGCTTCAGGCCGATCGCTGCAATGCGGCCTTCCTGCCTGACGTCCCTTTTCCCGACACCCTCAGCCTTGAAAGTGATTTAGCCGCAGCGATTGCGGCCAGCCGCGATCTGCTGGTGGTGGTCCCAAGCCACGTATTTGGCGATGTCCTTAAGCAAATCAAACCCCACCTTCGCACAGATTCCCGCATTGTCTGGGCGACCAAAGGTCTCGAAAAAGAGACCGGCAGGCTGCTACAGGATGTCGCACGGGAAATAGTGGGTGACGAGGTACCTCTGGCGGTCATTTCCGGGCCAACCTTCGCTAAAGAGCTGGCAGCTGGCTTGCCCACGGCCATTGCGCTAGCGGCAACGGAGGCGGAATTTGCTGACGATCTGCAACGCCTGCTGCACTGTGGTAAAAGCTTTCGCGTCTATAACAACCCGGATTTTATCGGGGTTCAGCTTGGTGGGGCGGTGAAAAACGTGATTGCCATCGGTGCGGGGATCTCAGACGGCATTGGCTTTGGTGCGAATGCGCGTACGGCGCTGATTACGCGTGGACTGGCCGAAATGACCCGCCTGGGAACGGCGCTGGGCGCCGATCCCACCACCTTTATGGGCATGGCCGGGCTGGGCGATTTAGTTCTCACCTGCACCGATAATCAGTCACGTAACCGTCGCTTTGGCATGATGCTCGGGCAGGGTGGTGATGTGGAGACAGCGCAAAATACCATCGGTCAGGTGGTAGAAGGATTCCGAAATACAAAAGAAGTAAAGGCGCTGGCCGCGCGCTGTGGCGTGGAAATGCCAATAACTGAGCAAATTTATCAGGTACTGTATTGTGAAAAGAGTGCGCGCGAGGCAGCATTAAGTCTGCTAGGGCGAACAAGGAAGGATGAGAACAGTCCAGCTGAAAAGGGAAGCTCAGCGCATTAA